A genomic window from Candidatus Parvarchaeota archaeon includes:
- a CDS encoding glycosyltransferase family 2 protein — MNLEIFFLTYNEGESIVKVLENAKRHVETRKLDAKITVIDNASTDNTREFAKKVAGVGLIAHEKNMGYAYSVKEALEVSKAGVIAVIDGDGQNEVRDLDGALRLVGQGFDVIIGSRIVRMDPWHRNLLSVGHNIIFRMLFDTRLDDIDCGFKVFTSTAAKKIRIEYTDLIVGPELVVRSMEQGLKVTQVKVTHYKREKGSSMFGVGKLLAIIPKILFRYLVLRLRFKKAKSPA, encoded by the coding sequence ATGAATCTTGAGATTTTTTTCCTGACATATAACGAAGGGGAAAGCATAGTCAAAGTCCTTGAAAACGCCAAGCGGCATGTCGAGACAAGGAAGCTTGATGCAAAAATCACGGTAATTGACAACGCAAGCACCGACAACACGCGCGAGTTTGCCAAAAAGGTGGCTGGAGTCGGATTGATAGCACATGAAAAGAACATGGGCTATGCCTACTCGGTGAAAGAGGCACTTGAGGTTTCAAAGGCGGGCGTAATTGCAGTGATTGACGGGGACGGGCAAAACGAAGTGAGGGACCTGGACGGGGCGCTAAGGCTTGTCGGCCAGGGGTTTGACGTGATAATAGGCAGCAGGATTGTGAGGATGGACCCGTGGCACAGAAACCTGCTTTCAGTCGGCCACAACATAATTTTCAGGATGCTTTTTGACACAAGGCTTGATGACATTGACTGCGGGTTCAAGGTTTTCACTTCAACTGCTGCAAAAAAAATCAGGATTGAGTACACTGACCTGATTGTCGGGCCGGAACTTGTCGTGAGAAGCATGGAGCAGGGACTGAAAGTCACGCAAGTCAAAGTCACCCACTACAAGCGAGAAAAAGGTTCCAGCATGTTTGGGGTCGGCAAGCTGCTTGCAATAATCCCGAAAATACTTTTTAGGTATCTTGTTTTAAGGCTCAGGTTCAAAAAGGCAAAAAGCCCGGCATAG
- a CDS encoding aminotransferase class V-fold PLP-dependent enzyme, which produces MENEIMGQIRELVKKYYGIDGFGENVGFEGRKSKIPLNVPTYDVDEIMEAVDCLLSTRVTMGQKTYQFERLFASFIGTKYSTMVNSGSSANLVALSILSNRATRGRIKPGDEIITPAVTWSTTVSPIHNIGAVPVLVDIDMESYTIDIDQIRKNITPKTKAIMPVHLLGNPADMKQIMEIAQQHGLFVVEDTCESHGAVLDGKKAGSFGDISTFSFFFSHHISTIEGGMLLTNNHEYSELSKALRAHGWTREMADRKPYLDKNPGIDPRFLFVNYGYNLRPTDLQGGFGIRQMEKIERLLEARRLNANYWCENLEKYSDSLMITRQRPGTLHSWYGFPITVRESAKFRREQLTAFLEKKGIETRPLMSGNIADQPMMGMMDYRKGSLENAQRIMKNSFFFGNHHWVKEKERQYVVECFDEFFKSIGKA; this is translated from the coding sequence TGAAAAAGTATTATGGCATTGACGGATTTGGGGAGAACGTTGGTTTTGAGGGCAGGAAATCCAAAATACCGCTCAACGTGCCAACATATGATGTTGATGAAATCATGGAGGCTGTTGACTGCCTGCTTTCCACCCGCGTGACAATGGGGCAAAAGACATACCAGTTCGAGCGGCTTTTTGCAAGCTTCATCGGGACAAAATATTCCACAATGGTCAACTCTGGCTCCTCTGCAAACCTTGTGGCCCTCTCAATACTTAGCAACAGGGCGACACGGGGGCGCATAAAGCCGGGAGATGAAATCATAACGCCTGCAGTAACCTGGTCCACAACAGTCTCGCCAATACATAACATTGGCGCGGTCCCAGTCCTTGTGGATATTGACATGGAGTCATACACCATTGACATTGACCAGATAAGAAAGAACATCACGCCAAAAACAAAGGCGATAATGCCCGTGCACTTGCTTGGCAACCCGGCCGACATGAAGCAGATAATGGAGATTGCGCAGCAGCACGGGCTGTTTGTAGTTGAGGACACGTGCGAGTCGCACGGTGCCGTTTTGGATGGAAAAAAGGCGGGAAGCTTTGGCGACATCTCAACTTTCAGCTTCTTTTTTTCCCACCACATAAGCACAATAGAAGGCGGAATGCTGCTGACAAACAACCACGAGTACTCGGAGCTTTCAAAGGCGCTTAGGGCGCACGGCTGGACTCGGGAGATGGCGGACAGGAAGCCCTATCTTGACAAAAACCCGGGCATAGACCCACGGTTCCTTTTTGTTAATTATGGGTACAACCTGAGGCCGACTGATTTGCAGGGCGGGTTTGGCATCAGGCAGATGGAAAAGATTGAACGGCTATTGGAGGCGCGCAGGCTCAACGCAAATTACTGGTGCGAGAACCTGGAGAAGTATTCAGACAGCCTGATGATAACCAGGCAGAGGCCCGGGACATTGCACTCCTGGTACGGCTTTCCGATAACCGTCAGGGAAAGCGCTAAATTCAGGCGGGAGCAGCTTACGGCGTTTCTGGAGAAAAAGGGCATAGAGACAAGGCCGCTTATGTCTGGGAACATTGCAGACCAGCCCATGATGGGCATGATGGACTACAGGAAAGGGTCGCTTGAAAATGCGCAAAGAATAATGAAAAACTCGTTTTTCTTTGGCAACCACCACTGGGTGAAGGAAAAGGAGAGGCAGTATGTTGTCGAATGCTTTGATGAATTTTTCAAAAGCATTGGGAAGGCCTGA